A segment of the Catenuloplanes nepalensis genome:
GTTCGGTGTGGATGCCGTCGGATCCGCCACCGGTCACCGTCGCCACCCTCACCCGCGACGAGGGCGAGAAACTCATCGCCCGCATTCAGCGCGAGCGTGGCGTGCGGCTGGACGTCACCTCGCACCCGGTCAGCGAGTACGCCTACGACCTGGTCACCGACTACGTCGGCGCGGTGCCGGCGGACCTGTCCTATCGGGCCACGCCGGGCGATCTGGCCCGGGTCGACGTGTCGTTCAACAATTGGCGGCCAGGTCGCGCGATCGAGCAGCGTTCCGAGATCAATTTCCTCGGGCTGACGATGTTCCTGGACTACACCGAGGTCCCGGCCCGCGGCGACCGCACGGACTGGGTCACCGCCGGACAGAAGTGGATCTCCAACGTGGCGATACCGGGGGAGCAGGCCCAGCACACCGCGCCGACCGCGTACCGGGCCGGATCGGTGCACCAGCAGCGGTGGTTCGGCCCGGTGCAGCGGCCCCGCCTGGTGGACGAGCCTGACGGCCTCAACATCTTCCGCCAGGAAGGTGGCTGGTTCTTCGCGAACATCCCCGGCTGGGGCGACTCGGGCGCCGCGCACGCGGGAAACACCGCCGACAACCCGGGCGCCGACAACCGGCTGACCCTCTATCAGGGTGACAGGCTGGTGGGCGCCAACGACCGGTACAACGCGCTGCTGGCCGCCGGTCCGCTGCCGGTACAGGCGCTTCCCTACCGGCTGGTGTCGGAGAACAACCGGGACGCGTGGGCCGGGCCCTACTCGACCAGCACCCGCACCGAGTGGTCGTTCACCTCCGGTGACGTGCCGCCGGGGACGGTAGTCAGCCCTCCGCTGATCCAGCTCGACTACGACGTGGACACCGACCGGGACGGCCGGGCGAGACGGAACTTCGACCTGACGGTCGCCACGTCCACCCTGGCCACGGCGACCGACCCCGGAGTCGTACGGACGGTCACGCTCGACGTCTCGTACGACGACGGGGCCACCTGGCACCGGGTGGCGCTCCGTCGGCAGCCGGACGGCTGGAGCACTCGGATCGCCGCGCCCAGGACGGCCCAGTTCGTCACGTTGCGCACCAGCGCCCGCGACGCCCGGGGCAACACGGTCGAACAGCGCATCACCCGGGCGTTCGGCCTGCGGTGAGACAGTACGGCGGCCCGGGCGCCGACAGCGCGCCCGGGCCGCCGTACTGTGCCGTCCGCTCGTGTATTGGCGGTCTTCTGTCCGGCGGACAGCTTCCGCCAGTGGTCGTTGCGGTATGGGGTGGACGTTCATGCCGTGCCGCGGTGTTCTCCGGGAGAAGTACGGTATCTGGTCGGTGACCCGGTCGGCCGGGATGAGGGTGCCGCGCTCCTCGCGGCATCGACGCTCGTCGTGGCGTGGTGATGGCCGAGGCCGGTCCTGCCGTTCGACGACACCAGCCGGCACAGCCTCGAAGCGCTCGACTGGGACCGGCCGGCTCGCGATCCTGGCCCCTATCCGGCGGTTCGTGGGAGCCGGGCGTCCGCGATCGCCTTCAGGGACGCGGGCGGTCGGCACGCACAGCGACGATTGACGGCGCGACAGATCGGCGGCATCCGCCAGGTCGCATCCCGTGGACAAGCCGGCCGCCGTCACCGGATGGTGGCGAAACCGCAGGTTGGCACCGTTGCGGCATTGCCAAGGAGGCAGAACCCGAGAATCGTTGGCAGCGTTCCCGGTGGCTCCGGACCCTGGTCACCTCCTGCGATGACGGGAGTTTCGATGAGTGCATCAGTGTGGAGGACCTTGAGCGCGGTCGTGCTGACCGTGGTGACGGCCATATGGGCGGCACCGTCCCCGGCAGCCGCCGGCACGGCGGGCGCCGCCCGGGACGGATGCGTGTCCGTCCGGCCCGCCCCCGACTTCTACGCGGCCGGCAGGGTGGCCAGCATGCCCTTGACGACGACGAGTTCCCGGTGCACGACGATCAGCGTGTCTCACATCCGTGACCAGGCCGACTCGGCGGATCGCTGCCAGACCTTCCTGGTCGGCTTCTTCCCCGCCGACGGCTCCGCGGCGACCTACACCGAGCCGGTCGAGGCGTGCTCCACCCGGCCCGGCACCCGCACGGTGCTGGCGACGAACGTAGCCGACGGCATGGTGTACCGAATCCTCTACCAGGTCGACTACATCGAGCCGAGCCTTCAGATCGTCCGGTACCGAGCCTGGCACTAGGCAACGGAGCCGGCTCGCGGGCCAGGAAGACGGGGACCCGACAGCCGTTGCCGGACATCTCCGGCTCACAGGTGGATCCGCTGACGTCCGGGCCTGCTGATGCGCCGATCGTCCACGCCGGGTTGGTTCTCGACGTTGTCCGGGGTGACCCCGCCGCTGTGCGGCTGCCGGAGGAGCTGGCGAGGTGGCCGGCCGCGTCCAGGATCTCGTCCAACGAGTCGTAGCGGAAGAAGAAGTCCACCGGGACTCGTCGACTCCGTCCTCGCGGAGCCGGGTCAGTCGTCAGCGGACGGGCCAGGATCGCCGGGCGCTGCTGGGGAGCGTTCAGGATGCTGAAGTGACCGTTCGCCGTAATGGTGGCAGGGTGCGGTGGGCGCGTTCGATGTGCTGCCCCCAGTACGTGCCGGCGACCATGAGCGCCGCCCCGAGACCGGCGAAGGCGGTGAACGTCTCGCCGCCGAGTCCGATGCCGATCGCGACCGCCCAGACCGGTTCGGTGCCCAGCAGCAGGCTGGCGCGGCTCGGTGAGCTGTTCTGCACCGCCCAGGTCTGGGCGAGGAAGGCGAACACGCTGCAGAACAGTGCGAGATAGAGCAGCGCACCCCAGGTCGAGGCGTCGGCCCGGATGAGGGCCGGCAGGCCGCTCGCGGCGGGCCCGGCGAACAGCAGGGTGCCGACGACCATCTGCACGGCCGTCAGCTGCAGGGGCCGTACGGCCCGGTCCTTCGTCAGCCGGCCGACCAGGACGACGTGCCCGGCGCGCACCACCGCCGCGGCGAGGATCAGCAGGTCACCGATCCGGGGGCGGTGGAAGCCGCTGCCGAGCATGAGCAGCGTGACGGCGAGCAGGCACAGGCCGGTGGCGGCGAAGAAGCGGGTGGGCAGCCGGCCGGCGCCGGCGGTGCGGTCGAGCAGCGGGGTGAGCACGATGGTGAGGCTGATGATCAGTCCGGCGTTGGCGGCGCTGGTGTGCGCGACGCCGTACGTCTCCAGCAGCAGCACGGCCGCCTGTGTGACGCCGAGCAGCGCGCCGATCCGGATCTCGTCCGGGGTGAGTCGCCCGCTGCGGCGGCGTGCCTCGACGAGGGCGAGGCAGGCGATGGCGGAGATCGCGTACCGGGCGAGCAGCACCGTGAGGACGGGCAGGTCGTGGGTGGCGGTCTTGGCGGCCAGGTAGCTGGACCCCCAGACGATCGCGACGAGGAGCAGCACTGCGTCGGTGCGGCGGCCGTGGAGCATGCGCACAGCCTGCGGCGGGTTGATCGTGAAGCCAAGAGCGTCCTTCTTCAAGGACGCTGAAGGATCACTACACTGAGCGGGTGAACGAGCGGCAGTTGCAGATCCTGCGGGAGGTCGGCGAGCTGGGCAGCGTCACCGCCGCGGCCGAGGCGCTGACGATGACGCCGTCGGCGGTCTCCCAGCAGCTGCGGCTGTTGCAGCGCCCGATCCCGGTGCCGCTCACCGAGCGCGACGGGCGGCGGCTGGTGCTCACCGATGCCGGGCGTGCCCTGGCCGGTGCGGCGATCGAGGTGGAGACCGCGCTGGCCAGGGCGCGGAGCGTGGTGGAGGAGTTCGTCGAGCGGCCGGACGCGGATGTGTCGGTGGCCGCGTTCCACAGTGCGGCCGCCGCCTTCTTCCCGCTGCTGCTGCGCCGATCCGGGCCGGGACGCCCGCGGCTCACGCTCGCCGACGAGGATGTCGCCCAGGACGAGTTCCCGCGGCTGACCCGGGACCACGACCTGGTGCTCGCGCACCATCTCGGCCACGCGTCACCGTGGCCGGACACGGTCGTCGCGAGACCGCTGCTGCGTGAGCCGCTGGACGTGGCGCTGCCCGGCGACCATCCGCTGGCCGCGAAGCGGCGCCTCACCCCGTACGACGTGGTGGATGAGCCGTGGATCAGCGTGCACGAGGGCTTTCCGCTGTCGGCCGTCATCGACGCGATCGCCGCCGCGGCGAACCGGCCGCTCGCCGTCGTCCACCGTATCAACGATCTCGCGGTGGCCGCCGAGGTGGTGGTGGCCAGTGGCGGCCTGGCGCTGATGCCCCGCTGGACCACGCGGGCGCACCCCGGGATGGTCCTCCGGCCGCTCAGCGGGGTGCGCACGCGACGTCACATCGACGTCCTCCACCGGCCCGAGCGGGCGGCCCGGCGCGCGGTCCGGGCCGTGCTGTCGGACCTGCGCCGGGCGGCGGCGACGATTCAGGACGACGAGCATCGAGATCCCGCCCCGGTCACCGGGTAGCCCGTCGGGGCGGGATCTCGTCCGTCAGAGCGACGCCGCCACGTCCCGGCGGATCGACTCGAGGGTGGGGTGGAAGGCGTCGCCGGGGCATTCGGTGGCGCCGGCGCCGATCGCCGCCCAGTCGCGGTGTCCCTGGACGGTGCGGACCTCGCCGCCGAGCCCGTTGCCCGGGTTGAGGTAGGCGGTGGTGCCGGCGGGATCGAGGCCGGAGACCTTGGACAGCAGCGCGAGTACCTTGACCAGCGACTCGCGGGCGGCCGGCGTCGGCTGCACCGAGGTGAACCGGCCGAGCAGGACCACGCCGATGTTGCCGGCGTTGAACGAGCCGACGTGCGCGCCGTTGGCCATGTTCAGTTCGCGGTCGTAGACGGGCAGGCCGTCGTCGCCGGAGACGCGCCCTTCGTAGACCGCGCCGGCCTCGTCGATGAGCAGCTGGTACCCGATGTCGCCGTAGTCGTCGACGACGCAGTCGTCGTAGTAGACGGCGCGGACGGTGGCGGCCGGGTCCGGGTCGTCGTTGTGCGCGTAGAGCCCGGTGTGGTGGACGGTCAGCGTCTGGACCGGGAAGTAGTCCACCGGCCACAGCTCGGTGGTGCCGTCCGCGGCGAAACGCAGCGTCTCGTCCGCGCCCCACGCGGCCCGGGACAGGTAGGCGGGCAGGTCGCAGGCGCCGCCGCGGGTGCGCAGCTGCCGGGTGCTCGCGCCGGCGACCGGTCCGGCGGGTCCGTCGACGGTGTTCAGTTCGGTGACCACGGCGGCGCTGCCGTCGCCGGTCTGCACCTCGTAGCCGGTGACGTCCCGGGCCAGCACCAGTGAACGCCGGCCGGCGGGCGCGGTCCGCTCGTCGCGGGCGCCCGCGCAGGAACTCGCGGCGAGGTCGACCCAGTCACCCCAGCCCGCGGCGGTACGCAGCCGGACCCCCGCGGCGGCCGAGGAGACGACCGACAGGTGGGTGAGGCTGAAGTCGGCCACGTCGGTCCGCGCCCGGCTCGCCACCCGGGGTCGCCGGTGGGCGAGCGTGGCCGGCAGACGGCGCGGGGCCGGCGAGGCGGCGGTCGTGGTCTCGCCGGCGAACGCGTTGGCGCCGGCGGCGGCGGCCAGCGCGACCGCACCGATGCCGGTCGCACCCGCGAGCAGATTACGTCGTGACAGCATCTGTTGTCTTCCTCCTGATAAGTCCGGCTGCTCCCCACCGTGCTGGGATTTCCGGACATGCGCATCCGACGAAAGTCGTAGTGGCGAAGCGACATATCCGGTGCCCAGCTCATCCCGGCGTCTTCGGCTATCCCCGCGCCGGTGCGCCGTCATGGTGGTCCGCTGACAAAGGGCGACCTGGGTGCGCTTCGTCCGTGCGAGTCGAGGATGTCGTGATCGATGTGTTCGGGCGCCTGCCGGAGCTGGTGGAGGGCGCGCCGTGCGTCTGACCGGCGACCGGGTCGTCGACAGGACGCCGGCGGGGGGTGGCGTGGCCATGTCGGCCCGTCCCGCACGCATGAACACCGGCTCGACTGGGTATATGGGAACTGCGGCTCCGATCCGGCCTTCGGCCGGAACAGGATCGCCACACAGATCGGACGCCAGGGGGCGGCGTCGCCAGGGACCGGCCGTCAGGCTTCGCGTCCACTCCGGCATGAGCGTTGATCGCACCGGTGTATTCCCGAATGCGGAACACACCCCCCGTGGAGAGGTAATCCGATGGCGTCTTCGTCGTTGCTGAACCGTGTCATGGCATTCTTCCGCAGTCCGCAGGGCCGTCAGCTGGTCGATCGGGGCCGGCAGGGCATGAACCGCCGAGGCGGCCAGGACCGACCGGGCATGAACCACGGTGAGAACCGGGGGAAACTCGGTGCCCTCCTCTCCCGGTTCAACCGCCCGCGCTGATCTCACCTCCGGTGCCGCCCGGTGAGCCGAGAGAAACTCGTTCGGCGTACCGGAGCAGGCACGACATCCTCGCTGGCCCGGTTTCGGCCGGCGACACAGAAGGAGCGCGTGCGTGCAGATCCAGGTCCACACGGACAAGAACGTGACCGTCAGCAATGGAATGGTCCAGCGGATCGAGGCCGAACTCGAAGCCGCGCTGTCGCACTTCAGTGAGCAGATCACCCGCGTAGAGGTCCACCTCGGCGACGAGAACGCCGGACGGTCCGGCGGCTCCGACAAGCGGTGCATGATCGAGACGCGATCCGCGGGGGAGCAACCGGTCGCCGTCACGTACCACGCCGCCTCCGTGGGCGAGGCGTGCAGCGGTGCCATACACAAGCTCACGGCCCTGGTCAGAAGCAAGCACGGGCGGTCGAGCGACCACAAGGGCGGAGATTCCATCCGTCACCTGGAGGTACGTGAAGGGCTGAGCTGACCGCCGGCGACTCCCGGAGACGCTCATCCGCCGTCGTCGCCGTCGTCACCGGTGAACAGGTCATCAGCGAGACACTCGGCGTCGTCCGCGAGACGCGCGGGGCCGGGCCCGCCGGTTCGCGGCGACCGGTAAGCCCTCTCATCACGAAGCGAAGGATTAAGGTGTCATGGCTACAGGAACGTGCGTCAAGAAGGCCGTAGTGGTGGCGACACTACGATCGCGGGATCTGCACGGCAGGGCCGACTGGGTCGACAAGGAGCTACCCACGCTCATCGACACAGTGAGCAACGCCTCGCTGCTGCAGACCCTCGGCATCAACGTCGCCTCCCTGGCCCCGGATGCGTGGCCCGTCACGGGCGAAGTCAGGCCCCACTAGTGTGCTGCGCCTGAAGTCCGTGTAGATACCGCCGAGGGAGCCGAGGACTTCTTCGGCGGTCTTCTTCCGGATGACGCTTCAAAGCCCCCGGTCGCAGCCGTCTCGTCGGACTACGCGATGCCCCTGGCCCGCCCCCGGGTCGCAACCGTCAGACAGCGCGCGCCGGGGAGGTCAGGACGGCGACGGCGTCGTCGAGTGTCGGCGGCTGTGCGGGAGGGGCGCCTTCGTACCAGCCGTGCGGCATGATCGACTGGAGGTAGGTGCCGGCCGGCCGGATGCCGCTGTGCGCCTGGTGAAAATGGACGACGTCGCGGAGCAGCGCGGCGGCGGCCGCATCGCCGGCCGCGTCCAGGGCCAGGGCCCCGTTGTGCAGCACGGCCAGCTGGTTGCTCAGGTCGCCTTCGTCGAGGAAGCGCCGCAGCGAGGTCCGCAGCAGGGGCAGCGCTTCGCCGTCCCCGGCGTCGACCAGGGTCTGGGCCAGCATGAGCTCGCTGAGCGCGGCCGTCCAGACCAGCCCGGAGGCGTCGGCGAGCCGCACGGCCGCCCGCAGCCGGTGCCGGCCGTCGGCGATCCGGCCGGCCATGACGAGGGCGGCGCCCCACGCCATCTCGGTGGCCGCGACCAGCCAGGTGGTCCGCGTCTCGGTGGCGATGGCGTGCGCCTCGGCCGACGCGGTCAGCGCGATCGCCGGATCGCCTCCCGGCAGCTGGACCAGAGCCTGGTAGTAGCGGACCTCGGCGAGCAGGCTGCGATGCCCCGGTTCCGGGCTCACCGCCAGGAACGCCTCGGACAGCATGCGCCGTGCCGTGGGGATGTCGCCGGTGAAGTACAACAGGCCGGCCGACGAGACCATGGCCCGCACGACGTCGCTGAGCGGGGCGTCCGGCGCGGCGACCAGGGCTGCGTTCAGCATCCGGTTGCCCTCGGCGAGCAGGCCGCTGCGGATCCAGAACCACATGAGCCGCCCGGCCGTACGCAAGGCCTCGACCGGGGCATGCGTCAGGTCGTGCGCGAGCCCCGCGCGCAGGTTCGGCAACTCCAGACGCAGCGCTGCCATCGTGGCCGCGGACCGCACGCCCTGGAGATCGCCCGCGGCCCGGGCGACCAGCTCGCGAACCCAGACGGCGTGGGCGGCCCGGGTCGCCGCCGGATCTCCGTCCACGGACCGGCAGTACGCCCGGATCGTCTCCAGCATCCGGTAGCGCGCCGTGCTGCCGCCGGTCTCGGCGGTGACCACGGACTGGTCGACCAGCGAGACGAGCGCGCCGAGCCCGGCGGCGGAGGCCGCGGCCTCCAAGGGAAAGCCACCCTCGTACGGCCAGAGCCGCACGGCGAGTTCACGCTCCTCGCCGGAGAGAAGGTCGAAGCTCCAGGCGACGGCCTCCTGCAACGTCGCGTGCGGGGTCATCGTGCCGTGCGGGATCCGGCCCAGCACGGTGAACCGGTCGTCCAGCTGCTCGATCAGCCCCCGTACGCCGAAGGTCCGCACCCGCGCCGCCGCCAGTTCCAGGGCCAGCGGCAGACGGTCCAGCGCGTCGGCGAGGCGGCGCAGATCCCGCCGGTCGGCGTCCTGCTCGAACCAGCCGGGCCGGCCCGCGCGGATGCGATCGGTCAGCAGCGTCACGGCGTCGTCGGCGGCCAGCGGCCCGAGAGGAAGACTGTGCTCACCGTCGACGCCGAGCGGGCTGCGGCTCGTGGCCACCACCCGCAACGCGGGAATCCGGTCGAGCAGGTCGACGACGAGCCGGGCCACCTCGTCGGCGAGGTGCTCGCAGTTGTCGAGCACCAGCGGTTCCCCGTGCAGGCGCAACCGCTTGACGAGCGCCTCGTACGGGTCGTCGGCGAACCCGGTGACGCCGGCCGCCGCGGCGACCGCGGAGACCAGGGGGGCGGGGTCGGCCACATCGGCGAGCCGGACGACGGCGTCCCGCCCGGCCCATTCCACGGCCAGGCGGGTCTTGCCCGACCCGGCGGGCCCGATGATGGTGACGAGCCGATGCGTGCCGACGAGACGGTCCAGCAGGGCCAGATCGGCGTCGCGGCCGATGAACGACGACAGCGGCCGATCACCGGGGGTCGCGGCCGTGACGCTGGTGGCCGCCAGGGCCGGGTCCTGTGCCAGGATCCGGCCTTCGAGCTGCCGCAACTCCGGTCCGGGGTCGACACCCAGTTCCTCTGCCAGCAGGGTCCGGACCCGGCGCACCGCGTTCAGGGCGTCGGCCTGGCGTCCCGAACGGTAGAGCGCCAGCGCCAGCAACTGCCAACGGCGTTCGCGGTACGGCGTGGCGTGCACCAGCATCTCGAGCATGGCCACCGCACCGGCGTGGTCGCCGGTGGCCAGCAGCGCCGCGGCGCCCTCTTCCTGGGCGCTGTCGCGCTGTTCCACCAGGGCGGCACGGATCGCGGTCGTCGGCTCGTCGTCGGTCAGATCCTCGTACGGTGTCCCGCGCCACAACCGCAGTGCCGCGTCGAAGGCCTCGTGCGCCTCGGCACGGCGGTCGCCGGCGATCAGCGCACGGGCGCGGGCGAGGTGGCCGCGAAAACGTTCGACGTCGGTGTCGGCGGCGAGGAGCCGATAGCCGCCGGCGGAGCGCTGCAACGCCGTGCCCGGCAGCACCCGGCGCAGCCGGGAGACGTACACCTGCAGAGCGCCTGCGGGATCGCGTGGCCGGTGGTGACCCCACAGTCTTTCGGCCAGGTTGTCCTCCGAGACCGGCCGCCCTTCCGCGGCGATCAGGATCGTCAGGAGCCTGCGGGGCAGCCGGCCCCCGACGTCGACCGGCTGATCGCCCGCGCGGACCTCGAACGGACCCAGCACCGCGAACGTCAGCACCGCACCATGTAAGCCCATGTCACCGACGGCGGCAACCGGCGCGGCAGCCGCACTGTATTTCTGTTGTAGGCGGTTTGAAGGGTACGGCCTCGAAGCTGCTCCCATGCAGAACGAGAAGATGGCCGACAGTCGCGACATGATCGGCGCGCACGACGCCATGCGGCGGGAGTTCGGGGCTCTGCCCGCGCTGATCGCCGGCGTGCCGGCGGATGACGCGGACAGCACCGTCGTCGTCGCCGGCCACGTCCTGATGATGGTCGACTTCCTGCACGCCCATCACACCAGCGAGGACGACCATGTGTGGCCCCGGCTGCGGGAGCGTTGCCCCGACGACGTCGAGCCCCTCATCGAGACGATGGACCGGCAGCACGCCTCCATCGAC
Coding sequences within it:
- a CDS encoding DMT family transporter; its protein translation is MLHGRRTDAVLLLVAIVWGSSYLAAKTATHDLPVLTVLLARYAISAIACLALVEARRRSGRLTPDEIRIGALLGVTQAAVLLLETYGVAHTSAANAGLIISLTIVLTPLLDRTAGAGRLPTRFFAATGLCLLAVTLLMLGSGFHRPRIGDLLILAAAVVRAGHVVLVGRLTKDRAVRPLQLTAVQMVVGTLLFAGPAASGLPALIRADASTWGALLYLALFCSVFAFLAQTWAVQNSSPSRASLLLGTEPVWAVAIGIGLGGETFTAFAGLGAALMVAGTYWGQHIERAHRTLPPLRRTVTSAS
- a CDS encoding LysR family transcriptional regulator translates to MNERQLQILREVGELGSVTAAAEALTMTPSAVSQQLRLLQRPIPVPLTERDGRRLVLTDAGRALAGAAIEVETALARARSVVEEFVERPDADVSVAAFHSAAAAFFPLLLRRSGPGRPRLTLADEDVAQDEFPRLTRDHDLVLAHHLGHASPWPDTVVARPLLREPLDVALPGDHPLAAKRRLTPYDVVDEPWISVHEGFPLSAVIDAIAAAANRPLAVVHRINDLAVAAEVVVASGGLALMPRWTTRAHPGMVLRPLSGVRTRRHIDVLHRPERAARRAVRAVLSDLRRAAATIQDDEHRDPAPVTG
- a CDS encoding peptidoglycan recognition protein family protein; its protein translation is MLSRRNLLAGATGIGAVALAAAAGANAFAGETTTAASPAPRRLPATLAHRRPRVASRARTDVADFSLTHLSVVSSAAAGVRLRTAAGWGDWVDLAASSCAGARDERTAPAGRRSLVLARDVTGYEVQTGDGSAAVVTELNTVDGPAGPVAGASTRQLRTRGGACDLPAYLSRAAWGADETLRFAADGTTELWPVDYFPVQTLTVHHTGLYAHNDDPDPAATVRAVYYDDCVVDDYGDIGYQLLIDEAGAVYEGRVSGDDGLPVYDRELNMANGAHVGSFNAGNIGVVLLGRFTSVQPTPAARESLVKVLALLSKVSGLDPAGTTAYLNPGNGLGGEVRTVQGHRDWAAIGAGATECPGDAFHPTLESIRRDVAASL
- a CDS encoding HPF/RaiA family ribosome-associated protein encodes the protein MQIQVHTDKNVTVSNGMVQRIEAELEAALSHFSEQITRVEVHLGDENAGRSGGSDKRCMIETRSAGEQPVAVTYHAASVGEACSGAIHKLTALVRSKHGRSSDHKGGDSIRHLEVREGLS
- a CDS encoding AfsR/SARP family transcriptional regulator, with protein sequence MGLHGAVLTFAVLGPFEVRAGDQPVDVGGRLPRRLLTILIAAEGRPVSEDNLAERLWGHHRPRDPAGALQVYVSRLRRVLPGTALQRSAGGYRLLAADTDVERFRGHLARARALIAGDRRAEAHEAFDAALRLWRGTPYEDLTDDEPTTAIRAALVEQRDSAQEEGAAALLATGDHAGAVAMLEMLVHATPYRERRWQLLALALYRSGRQADALNAVRRVRTLLAEELGVDPGPELRQLEGRILAQDPALAATSVTAATPGDRPLSSFIGRDADLALLDRLVGTHRLVTIIGPAGSGKTRLAVEWAGRDAVVRLADVADPAPLVSAVAAAAGVTGFADDPYEALVKRLRLHGEPLVLDNCEHLADEVARLVVDLLDRIPALRVVATSRSPLGVDGEHSLPLGPLAADDAVTLLTDRIRAGRPGWFEQDADRRDLRRLADALDRLPLALELAAARVRTFGVRGLIEQLDDRFTVLGRIPHGTMTPHATLQEAVAWSFDLLSGEERELAVRLWPYEGGFPLEAAASAAGLGALVSLVDQSVVTAETGGSTARYRMLETIRAYCRSVDGDPAATRAAHAVWVRELVARAAGDLQGVRSAATMAALRLELPNLRAGLAHDLTHAPVEALRTAGRLMWFWIRSGLLAEGNRMLNAALVAAPDAPLSDVVRAMVSSAGLLYFTGDIPTARRMLSEAFLAVSPEPGHRSLLAEVRYYQALVQLPGGDPAIALTASAEAHAIATETRTTWLVAATEMAWGAALVMAGRIADGRHRLRAAVRLADASGLVWTAALSELMLAQTLVDAGDGEALPLLRTSLRRFLDEGDLSNQLAVLHNGALALDAAGDAAAAALLRDVVHFHQAHSGIRPAGTYLQSIMPHGWYEGAPPAQPPTLDDAVAVLTSPARAV